One segment of Engraulis encrasicolus isolate BLACKSEA-1 chromosome 7, IST_EnEncr_1.0, whole genome shotgun sequence DNA contains the following:
- the rab24 gene encoding LOW QUALITY PROTEIN: ras-related protein Rab-24 (The sequence of the model RefSeq protein was modified relative to this genomic sequence to represent the inferred CDS: substituted 1 base at 1 genomic stop codon), producing the protein MTAMRVDAKVVMLGKESVGKTSLVERYVHHRFLVGPYQNTIGAAFVAKPTHVGDKLITLGIWLSLMFSCXHDTAGSERYEAMSRIYYRGARGAIVCYDLTDSSSFQRAQFWVKELQNCEEHCKIYLCGTKSDLIEADRGLRQVDYHDVQDFADEIGAQHFETSSKSGNNVDELFQKVAEDYNSSSFEVMPEERGVDLTKGKDSYFYSCCHN; encoded by the exons ATGACTGCGATGCGTGTGGATGCCAAGGTGGTTATGCTGGGGAAGGAGAGTGTTGGAAAAACTAGTCTAGTTGAACGTTATGTTCACCACCGTTTCCTTGTTGGACCCTATCAAAAC ACTATTGGAGCTGCATTTGTTGCCAAGCCAACCCATGTGGGGGATAAACTTATAACTCTAGGAATATGGCTGAGTCTCATGTTCTCATGTTAGCAT GACACCGCTGGTTCAGAACGCTATGAAGCAATGAGTCGGATCTACTATCGCGGAGCACGGGGAGCCATTGTATGCTATG ACCTCACAGACAGCAGCAGTTTTCAGCGCGCTCAATTTTGGGTGAAGGAGTTGCAAAACTGTGAAGAG CACTGTAAAATCTACCTGTGTGGCACTAAGAGTGACCTAATTGAAGCGGACCGAGGGTTACGCCAGGTGGACTACCACGATGTACAGGACTTTGCAGATG AGATTGGGGCTCAACATTTTGAGACTTCTAGCAAATCTGGAAACAATGTTG ATGAGCTCTTTCAGAAGGTGGCGGAGGACTACAATAGCTCATCCTTTGAGGTCATGCCAG aggagagaggagtggacctGACCAAGGGGAAGGACTCGTATTTCTATTCCTGCTGTCACAACTAA
- the LOC134452371 gene encoding sorting nexin-12: protein MSDATVADTRRLNSKPQDLTDAYGPPSNFLEIDVYDPQTIGVGRNRFTTYEVRMKTNLPIFKQKESTVRRRYSDFEWLKNELERDSKIVVPPLPGKALKRQLPFRGDEGIFEESFIEERRVGLEQFINRIAGHPLAQNERCLHMFLQDESIDRNYIPGKV from the exons ATGTCAGACGCGACGGTCGCAGACACTCGCCGGTTAAACTCAAAACCTCAGGATCTCACGGACGCCTATGGTCCCCCTAGTAACTTTCTTGAAATAGACGTGTATGATCCTCAAACGATCGGTGTTGGACGAAACCGGTTCACGACATACGAGGTCCGAATGAAG ACAAACTTGCCGATTTTTAAGCAGAAGGAGTCCACTGTGCGCAGACGATACAGTGACTTCGAGTGGCTGAAAAATGAACTCGAAAGAGACAGCAAG ATTGTCGTGCCTCCTTTGCCGGGCAAGGCTTTGAAGAGACAGCTCCCCTTTCGCGGAGACGAGGGCATTTTCGAAGAGTCCTTTATTGAGGAGCGAAGAGTTGGCCTTGAACAGTTCATCAACAG AATTGCAGGTCACCCGCTGGCCCAGAACGAGCGCTGTCTACACATGTTCCTTCAGGACGAGAGCATCGACCGCAACTACATCCCAGGAAAA GTATGA